The DNA region GTGGTCAATTCTCCTAATCTCAGTTTGCTCAATTTGTATGACGTTTTGGTGGTGGGGAGTGGTGCAGCAGGGCTCTATGCAGCGCTGTGTTTGCCCTCACACTATCATGTTGGCCTCATCTCTAAAGAAACACTGTCTCTTTCTGCAAGTGATTGGGCTCAAGGCGGAATTGCAGCAGCGATCGCCCCGGAAGACTCTAGCGATTTACACGTTGAAGATACGTTGCATGCAGGTGCAGGGCTATGTGAATTAGAGGCGGTACGTTTCCTCGTGGAGCAAGCACCGGACTGTGTGCGATCGCTGGTTGATTTGGGTGTTGCGTTTGATCGCCATGGTTCAGAATTAGCACTAACCTTGGAAGCCGCCCATCGTCGCCGTCGTGTTCTCCATGCTGCCGATACAACGGGACGGGCAGTGGTGACGACGTTGGTTCAACAAGTGCTTCAACGCCCCAAC from Synechococcales cyanobacterium T60_A2020_003 includes:
- a CDS encoding FAD-binding protein, with amino-acid sequence MVNSPNLSLLNLYDVLVVGSGAAGLYAALCLPSHYHVGLISKETLSLSASDWAQGGIAAAIAPEDSSDLHVEDTLHAGAGLCELEAVRFLVEQAPDCVRSLVDLGVAFDRHGSELALTLEAAHRRRRVLHAADTTGRAVVTTLVQQVLQRPN